The proteins below are encoded in one region of Williamsoniiplasma luminosum:
- the proS gene encoding proline--tRNA ligase, with the protein MKKQQLEKITPRDKNFSQWYTDVVLNAKLVEYGPVKGTIIFRPYGYAIWENIQKILDLEFKKIGVENVYFPLLIPESLFNKEKSHIEGFAPEMATVTQVGDKILEEKLFIRPTSEVLMANFFEKEVKSYRDLPLLYNQWNNVMRWEKTTRPFLRTSEFLWQEGHTIHNNQEEAKKLTLKILEIYSNFANDVLMIPVINGQKTEHEKFAGAQETYTIESLMHDGQALQAGTSHYFGNNFSKVYDIKFQNNEGKWEYAYSTSWGVSTRLIGAIIMSHSDDSGLVLPSKVSPIQVQIINVQNTDQIQDVSTKLQQELDQYRINIDQSDKSFGFKISEAEIKGIPVRIEVGPRDLENGQVTISRRDTKEKILVKLDQVKTTVEAMIKAYDQNIYQIALDNREQRTSHAETIEEYQKILDTNQGLVLVPFCGEIACEEDVKKKTSTNSRCIPFGVEQTKGKCFNCQKDSTLRVYFARAY; encoded by the coding sequence ATGAAAAAACAACAATTAGAAAAAATTACCCCACGAGATAAGAATTTTTCACAATGATATACAGACGTTGTTTTGAACGCAAAACTAGTCGAATATGGTCCAGTTAAAGGAACAATAATTTTCCGTCCATACGGTTATGCAATTTGAGAAAATATTCAAAAGATTTTAGATCTTGAATTCAAAAAAATTGGCGTGGAAAATGTTTATTTTCCATTACTAATTCCCGAATCATTATTTAATAAAGAAAAATCTCACATCGAAGGATTTGCCCCAGAAATGGCAACAGTCACCCAAGTTGGAGATAAAATTTTAGAAGAAAAATTATTTATTAGACCAACTAGTGAAGTTTTAATGGCTAACTTCTTTGAAAAAGAAGTTAAATCATATCGTGATTTACCATTGCTATATAACCAATGAAATAACGTGATGCGTTGAGAAAAAACCACCCGTCCATTTTTAAGAACAAGTGAATTTTTATGACAAGAAGGTCACACCATTCATAACAATCAAGAAGAGGCAAAAAAATTAACATTAAAAATTTTAGAAATTTATAGTAATTTTGCCAATGATGTTTTAATGATCCCAGTGATTAATGGACAAAAAACTGAACATGAAAAATTTGCTGGTGCTCAAGAAACATATACCATTGAATCATTGATGCATGATGGTCAAGCTTTACAAGCTGGAACATCACATTATTTTGGCAATAATTTTTCCAAAGTTTATGATATTAAATTCCAAAATAATGAAGGTAAATGAGAATATGCATATTCAACTTCTTGAGGAGTTTCAACAAGATTAATTGGGGCAATTATCATGAGTCATTCAGATGATTCAGGTTTAGTTTTACCAAGTAAAGTTAGTCCGATTCAAGTCCAAATTATTAATGTCCAAAATACTGATCAAATTCAAGATGTAAGTACAAAACTACAACAGGAACTTGATCAATATCGTATCAATATTGATCAAAGTGATAAAAGTTTTGGATTTAAAATTTCAGAAGCTGAAATTAAAGGAATTCCGGTTAGAATTGAAGTCGGCCCTCGTGATCTAGAAAATGGTCAAGTGACAATTTCAAGACGTGATACTAAAGAAAAAATCTTAGTCAAACTTGATCAAGTCAAAACAACAGTTGAAGCAATGATTAAAGCCTATGATCAAAACATTTATCAAATTGCTTTAGACAATCGTGAACAACGCACAAGTCATGCTGAAACAATTGAAGAATATCAAAAAATTTTAGACACAAATCAAGGTTTAGTTTTAGTTCCGTTTTGTGGGGAAATCGCATGTGAAGAAGATGTTAAGAAGAAAACATCAACAAATTCACGTTGCATTCCATTTGGAGTTGAACAAACCAAAGGTAAATGTTTTAACTGTCAAAAAGATTCAACATTAAGAGTTTATTTTGCAAGAGCATATTAG